One genomic segment of Oncorhynchus gorbuscha isolate QuinsamMale2020 ecotype Even-year unplaced genomic scaffold, OgorEven_v1.0 Un_scaffold_1058, whole genome shotgun sequence includes these proteins:
- the LOC124021123 gene encoding regulator of G-protein signaling 4-like, whose translation MCKGLSSLPSSCLEKAKGMRVKLSHLADKQEWTHHKHRVHEDRTLQDLESLLNSKIGQKAFLWFLQSEFSEENLQFWLACEEYRVTPPWQQEAKAQSMYCQYINPGSPQEVNLDAETREALLRVTEEPAGDTFHEAQQHVYHLMAKDSYPRFLRSPHCLEALRVP comes from the exons AGCAAAGGGGATGCGGGTGAAGTTGAGTCACCTGGCTGACAAACAGGAGTGGACACATCACAAACACag GGTCCATGAGGACAGGACTCTTCAGGATCTGGAGTCTCTACTCAACAGCAAGA TTGGCCAGAAAGCTTTCCTCTGGTTCCTGCAGTCTGAGTTCAGTGAGGAGAACCTGCAGTTCTGGTTGGCCTGTGAGGAGTACAGGGTTACCCCTCCATGGCAGCAGGAGGCCAAGGCCCAGTCTATGTACTGCCAGTACATCAACCCTGGTTCACCACAGGAG GTGAACCTGGATGCTGAGACCAGGGAGGCTCTACTGAGAGTGACGGAGGAGCCTGCAGGCGACACATTCCACGAGGCCCAACAACACGTCTACCACCTGATGGCCAAAGACTCTTATCCTCGCTTCCTGCGCTCCCCACACTGCCTGGAGGCCCTTAGGGTTCCTTAG